From a region of the Arachis ipaensis cultivar K30076 chromosome B09, Araip1.1, whole genome shotgun sequence genome:
- the LOC107615475 gene encoding protein FAR1-RELATED SEQUENCE 5-like: MDEDTNVEPMFDYHGFDEGYNIDSLEDIGMIEFWNIRDEDVCHFHFSDVNIAFEFYNRYARTKSFSARKNRTRKSHAGALKLKNFVCHREGFKPQNNYGIGNLKRKHTPETRCGCSAMMEIRVDAPSGRWFISYFSDKHNHPLLDPRLTGLLPGHRFMFEADIGHMVNMKKGGISVRQIYRALANQTGGYEYLSFMQRDMYNKIAKQRRQLPGDAYEALKYLEDQATNDPSLYFNHHMDADGTLRNLFWCDGLSRANYSLFGDVLAFDATYRKNKYMCPLVVFFGVNHHNQTIISAAALICDEEKDTYRWLLQQLKVAMNGKAPVSVITDGDLSMKFTIEKEFPNAHHRLCAWHLIRNATSNIGKPLFTSMFKNCMLGDYEIDVFRQKWFEMVEGFGIENKNWVLDMHKKRHSWATAHIRGKFFAGFRTTSRCEGLNSIIAKYVNSRYNLVEFIQHFNPCVDHIRWKEVQADLASVNGRPSMQTCFQQLKRSAANVYTLSIFHMFQPILVRAASMKVINMRQTGSYVIYSVGLDRMPNEMWRVFCCDIEMEFNCLCMRMESFGIPCEHIVCVLVHEDIEELPRSLVLPRWTKTAKVGLQNAVGLHWDSLMLSQYSCLMDWFRQLANFACRDNERFIFTREMAMNLLKQFKEEDAAQKELVNDADSVRDGVQVDAFGAGLATNDLGYSMPRDPRKYRTKGGLHSLIKENIDVDSVSEGHGNDTFDNDSDDHMNIEDDSLVYDENASYNSNEVL; this comes from the exons ATGGATGAGGACACAAATGTGGAACCAATGTTTGATTATCACGGCTTCGATGAAGGGTATAACATTGACTCACTTGAAGACATTGGGATGATTGAATTTTGGAACATCAGGGATGAAGATGTATGTCATTTTCACTTTTCTGATGTCAACATTGCATTTGAGTTCTACAATAGATATGCAAGGACAAAAAGCTTTAGTGCTCGGAAGAACAGGACTAGGAAGAGTCATGCGGGCGCACTTAAGTTGAAGAATTTTGTATGTCATCGTGAAGGATTTAAACCACAAAATAATTATGGCATTGGAAACCTTAAGAGAAAACATACACCCGAGACAAGGTGTGGCTGCAGTGCAATGATGGAGATTCGTGTAGATGCACCTAGTGGTCGTtggtttatttcttatttttctgaTAAACACAATCATCCGCTTCTGGATCCTCGGTTGACTGGATTGCTCCCTGGGCATAGATTCATGTTTGAGGCTGATATTGGCCACATGGTTAACATGAAAAAGGGTGGGATTAGTGTTAGGCAGATATATCGGGCATTAGCAAATCAGACAGGTGGCTACGAGTATCTCTCTTTCATGCAAAGGGACATGTACAATAAAATAGCAAAGCAGAGGCGCCAATTACCCGGTGATGCATATGAAGCTTTGAAGTATCTAGAAGATCAAGCAACAAATGACCCTTCTCTCTATTTTAATCATCACATGGATGCCGATGGAACTTTGCGTAATTTATTCTGGTGCGATGGTCTCAGTAGGGCAAACTACTCATTATTTGGCGATGTGCTGGCTTTTGATGCTACCTATAGGAAGAATAAATATATGTGTCCACTGGTGGTATTTTTTGGTGTCAATCATCACAATCAAACAATTATCTCTGCTGCTGCTTTAATTTGTGATGAGGAAAAAGACACATATAGGTGGTTGCTACAACAACTGAAGGTGGCAATGAATGGGAAAGCACCTGTTTCGGTGATCACGGATGGTGATCTATCAATGAAGTTCACCATTGAAAAAGAGTTTCCTAATGCACATCATAGATTATGTGCATGGCATCTGATTCGCAATGCAACAAGTAACATTGGCAAGCCCCTGTTTACCTCCATGTTTAAAAATTGTATGCTAGGTGACTATGAAATTGATGTATTTCGTCAAAAGTGGTTTGAAATGGTTGAGGGATTTGGTATCGAAAACAAGAATTGGGTCCTAGATATGCataaaaagagacattcatgggCAACTGCACATATAAGAGGGAAGTTTTTTGCTGGTTTTCGGACTACTTCTCGGTGCGAGGGATTAAACTCGATCATTGCAAAGTATGTCAACTCAAGGTACAATCTTGTTGAGTTCATTCAACACTTTAATCCTTGTGTCGACCATATAAGGTGGAAAGAGGTCCAGGCTGACCTCGCCTCTGTGAATGGGAGACCCAGTATGCAAACTTGTTTTCAACAGTTAAAGAGGAGTGCTGCCAATGTTTACACCCTATCAATATTTCATATGTTCCAACCAATCCTTGTACGGGCTGCATCAATGAAGGTAATAAATATGAGGCAAACTGGCTCTTATGTGATTTACTCTGTCGGTTTGGACCGAATGCCAAATGAGATGTGGCGTGTATTCTGTTGTGACATTGAGATGGAATTCAATTGTTTATGTATGAGAATGGAATCATTTGGCATACCTTGTGAACACATAGTTTGCGTCTTGGTGCATGAAGATATAGAGGAGTTACCAAGGTCATTAGTCTTGCCTCGGTGGACCAAGACTGCCAAAGTAGGTTTGCAAAATGCGGTCGGGCTTCATTGGGATTCTTTGATGCTAAGTCAATACAGTTGTTTGATGGATTGGTTTAGACAACTAGCCAACTTTGCTTGCCGAGATAACGAGAGATTTATCTTTACACGGGAAATGGCTATGAATTTGTTGAAACAATTTAAGGAGGAAGATGCTGCACAAAAAGAGTTGGTCAATGATGCAGATAGTGTAAGAGATGGTGTGCAAGTGGATGCTTTTGGAGCTGGGCTCGCAACCAATGATCTCGGATATAGCATGCCAAGGGACCCAAGAAAATATAGGACAAAAGGGGGGCTTCACAGtctaataaaagaaaacatcGATGTGGACAGTGTG TCAGAAGGCCATGGAAATGACACATTTGATAATGACTCGGATGATCACATGAACATTGAAGATGACTCATTG GTATATGATGAGAATGCTTCGTACAATAGCAATGAAGTGTTGTAA
- the LOC110266839 gene encoding phosphatidylinositol/phosphatidylcholine transfer protein SFH12-like — MAMMRRMLELEEKVQELSKRPEMPPEKELILNNALNRVNILEEELDMAKTSLEAAHLRLVGLQAYIDKKKKKTLFHW; from the exons ATGGCAATGATGAGGCGCATGCTTGAACTAGAAGAGAAGGTGCAAGAACTCAGCAAGAGACCAGAAATGCCTCCAGAAAAAGAGTTGATTCTTAATAATGCTCTAAATAGAGTCAATATTCTTGAAGAAGAGTTAGACATGGCCAAAACG TCGCTTGAAGCAGCACATCTTCGACTAGTAGGACTCCAAGCCTACATtgacaaaaagaagaaaaagacacTG TTCCACTGGTGA